A window of Lujinxingia sediminis contains these coding sequences:
- the odhB gene encoding 2-oxoglutarate dehydrogenase complex dihydrolipoyllysine-residue succinyltransferase, with the protein MSVPVEVPTLGESVTEAIIAEWLKKEGDFVEEDEIIAELETDKITVEVPAPVAGTIKKLRFAIDDSVNPGDVIADIEPGESKGGDAGDAKAEASADVAPKAAAAAEEGDDTDHDKVGPAVRRLVEENSLELADIKGTGPGGRVTKGDVLAHIKEGGKPAKKAAAQKAVEASRPAVDQGALEERVTMSKLRQTVARRLVEAQHNAAMLTTFNEVDMTEIMALRKQYQDRFVKKYGFKLGFMSFFIKASIEALKAFPSVNAEIDGDDIVYKNYYNIGVAVGGGRGLVVPVLKNADQYSFAQTEQELGKLVDKAVNNKLTLPELQGGTFTISNGGIYGSMLSTPILNPPQSGILGMHNIVERPVAINGKVEIRPIMYLALSYDHRIIDGREAVSFLVRIKECLENPERILLEV; encoded by the coding sequence ATGAGCGTACCCGTAGAGGTCCCCACCCTTGGTGAGTCTGTCACCGAGGCGATCATCGCTGAATGGCTGAAAAAAGAAGGTGATTTCGTCGAGGAAGACGAAATCATCGCCGAGCTGGAGACCGACAAGATCACCGTCGAAGTTCCCGCGCCGGTCGCAGGCACCATTAAAAAGCTGCGTTTTGCCATCGACGACTCCGTTAACCCGGGCGATGTCATCGCCGACATCGAGCCCGGTGAGTCCAAAGGTGGAGACGCCGGCGATGCGAAAGCCGAGGCCTCGGCTGACGTGGCCCCCAAAGCCGCTGCTGCCGCCGAGGAAGGTGACGACACTGACCACGACAAGGTCGGCCCGGCGGTACGCCGCCTCGTCGAAGAAAACAGCCTGGAGCTTGCCGACATCAAAGGCACCGGCCCCGGCGGACGCGTCACCAAGGGCGATGTGCTCGCGCACATCAAAGAGGGCGGCAAGCCCGCCAAGAAAGCGGCCGCCCAGAAGGCCGTTGAAGCTTCGCGCCCCGCCGTTGATCAGGGCGCGCTCGAAGAGCGCGTGACCATGAGCAAGCTGCGCCAGACCGTGGCCCGTCGTCTGGTCGAAGCCCAGCATAACGCCGCGATGCTCACCACCTTCAACGAAGTTGACATGACCGAGATCATGGCCCTGCGCAAGCAGTACCAGGATCGCTTCGTTAAGAAGTACGGCTTCAAGCTGGGCTTCATGTCCTTCTTCATCAAAGCCTCGATCGAAGCGCTCAAGGCGTTCCCCTCGGTCAACGCCGAGATCGACGGCGACGACATCGTCTACAAGAACTACTACAACATCGGCGTGGCCGTCGGCGGTGGCCGTGGGCTGGTGGTGCCGGTGCTCAAGAACGCCGACCAGTACAGCTTCGCTCAGACCGAGCAGGAGTTGGGCAAGCTCGTCGACAAGGCCGTCAACAACAAGTTGACGCTGCCTGAGCTTCAGGGCGGCACGTTTACCATCTCCAACGGTGGCATCTACGGCTCGATGCTCTCCACGCCCATCCTCAACCCGCCGCAGTCGGGTATTCTGGGCATGCACAACATCGTGGAGCGCCCGGTCGCCATCAACGGTAAGGTCGAGATCCGCCCGATCATGTACCTGGCCCTCTCCTACGACCACCGCATCATCGATGGTCGCGAGGCGGTCAGCTTCCTGGTCCGTATCAAAGAATGCCTGGAAAACCCCGAGCGCATCCTGCTCGAAGTCTGA
- a CDS encoding ATP synthase F0 subunit B, whose translation MTSKLLRVAGSRRAIFVQVLVLLVCVSAPAFAASAGDGHGFPWAAWATGIFNLAVFLGIIVKFGGPAIRDFFANRRETFLADMNAAKLAREQAEARLAELNAKLEALERDRQSMLDEYHAQGEREKQRLIDAAKKGVEKMRADAELTIQQEVKRAVAMLEEQAVNTALEMAQRVARDRVDAGVQNKLVESYVAELGNASSAAKN comes from the coding sequence ATGACTTCGAAACTTCTTCGCGTGGCGGGCTCCCGACGGGCGATCTTTGTGCAGGTGCTGGTGCTGCTGGTGTGTGTGAGCGCTCCGGCGTTTGCGGCGTCTGCGGGCGATGGGCACGGTTTCCCCTGGGCGGCCTGGGCCACGGGCATCTTCAACCTGGCGGTGTTCCTGGGAATCATCGTCAAGTTCGGTGGGCCGGCGATCCGCGATTTCTTCGCCAACCGACGGGAGACTTTCCTGGCGGATATGAACGCCGCGAAGCTGGCCCGCGAGCAGGCCGAGGCGCGTCTGGCAGAGCTCAATGCGAAACTTGAGGCGTTGGAGCGCGACCGTCAGTCGATGCTCGATGAGTATCACGCGCAGGGCGAACGCGAGAAACAGCGCCTGATCGACGCCGCCAAGAAGGGCGTTGAGAAAATGCGGGCCGATGCCGAGCTGACCATCCAGCAGGAGGTCAAGCGTGCGGTCGCCATGCTCGAGGAGCAGGCGGTCAACACGGCGCTGGAGATGGCACAGCGTGTCGCACGTGATCGGGTGGATGCCGGCGTGCAGAACAAGCTCGTCGAGAGCTATGTCGCCGAGCTGGGTAACGCGTCTTCGGCGGCCAAGAACTGA
- a CDS encoding ATP synthase F0 subunit B, which translates to MIDVMTASSPLLVAAVAIDIDGTLFVQMGAFLLVFVILNFVLIKPYLKTLEARQESVQGSSEEAGEMDAQTAVLTASYDEKLSQARREAQDVRESLRNQGLAEQDDILEEVREELGGKLAEERKVIEERVVAARAEIDERARALAEAMVQKVLPQG; encoded by the coding sequence ATGATCGATGTAATGACCGCTTCAAGTCCGCTGCTCGTCGCAGCGGTTGCGATCGACATAGACGGCACGCTCTTCGTTCAGATGGGCGCGTTCTTGCTCGTCTTTGTGATCCTGAACTTTGTTCTGATCAAGCCCTACCTCAAGACCCTGGAGGCGCGCCAAGAGAGCGTGCAAGGCTCCTCGGAAGAGGCCGGTGAGATGGACGCACAGACCGCGGTGCTGACGGCTTCGTACGATGAGAAGCTGAGTCAGGCGCGCCGCGAAGCTCAGGATGTGCGTGAGTCTCTGCGCAATCAGGGCCTTGCCGAGCAGGACGATATCCTCGAAGAGGTGCGTGAGGAACTCGGTGGCAAGCTGGCCGAGGAACGCAAGGTGATCGAGGAGCGCGTGGTTGCGGCCCGCGCCGAGATCGACGAGCGTGCCCGCGCGCTGGCTGAGGCGATGGTTCAGAAGGTGCTCCCGCAGGGATAA
- the atpH gene encoding ATP synthase F1 subunit delta translates to MAKVPVARRYASALLELASEQKKLEPIHGSLSWLSAAFDQSETLRQALLNPGVKLNERRAVIEALASKEGWDQLFKNFVMLLLDRDRLRYVREIAEDFSVGVDEKAGRVRARVSSASALNDAQLAEVKAALAKMTGKEVLVETSVDEALIGGVVARVGGSIYDGSVRTQLKRMREAILKEV, encoded by the coding sequence ATGGCAAAGGTACCGGTAGCCCGACGATACGCCAGCGCGCTGCTCGAGCTTGCGAGTGAGCAGAAGAAGCTCGAGCCCATTCATGGTTCGCTGAGCTGGTTGAGTGCGGCCTTTGATCAGAGCGAGACGCTGCGTCAGGCGCTGCTCAACCCCGGCGTTAAGCTCAACGAGCGTCGCGCGGTGATCGAGGCGCTGGCCAGCAAAGAGGGCTGGGACCAGCTCTTTAAGAACTTTGTGATGCTGCTCCTCGACCGCGATCGGCTGCGCTATGTGCGCGAGATCGCCGAGGATTTCAGCGTCGGCGTCGATGAGAAGGCCGGCCGGGTTCGTGCACGGGTGAGCAGCGCCAGCGCGCTCAACGATGCGCAGCTGGCCGAGGTCAAGGCGGCCCTGGCGAAGATGACGGGTAAAGAGGTGCTGGTGGAGACGTCGGTGGACGAGGCTCTCATCGGCGGGGTCGTCGCACGGGTCGGCGGCTCGATCTACGACGGTTCGGTGCGCACTCAGCTCAAGCGGATGCGCGAAGCGATTCTCAAAGAAGTCTAA
- the lpdA gene encoding dihydrolipoyl dehydrogenase: MYDLVVIGSGPGGYIAAIRAAQLDMKVAVVERYATFGGTCLNVGCIPSKALLESSERYEEAKDHFADHGITVGEVSFDLKKMLTRKDEVVASLTGGVAGLFQKNNIATFQGHGTIVDTKKVEVKKDDGSVETLETERILIATGSKPITLPGVDIDKEYIVDSTGALDFQEVPGHLVIIGAGVIGLELGSVWRRLGAKVTVIEYLDEIFGGRADKDVARLAQRVFKKQGIDFELGAAVTGAEVKDGKVITTFEQKGETKTIECDRLLVGVGRKPYTEGLGLENIGLETTKRGFIEVNAHYETSVKGVYAIGDVIPGPMLAHLAEHEGVTCVERIKGIAGHVNYDAIPDVVYTHPEIASVGKTEQQLKEAGIKFKAGKFPFKANGRARALNDTEGFVKILADAETDRILGAHIIGPRAGDLIAELAVAVEFGSSAEDIARSTHAHPTLAEVIKEAALDVDGRTLNL; encoded by the coding sequence ATGTATGATCTCGTTGTGATCGGTTCCGGCCCCGGCGGCTACATCGCCGCCATCCGCGCCGCCCAGCTCGACATGAAAGTCGCCGTCGTCGAACGCTATGCCACCTTCGGCGGCACCTGCCTCAACGTGGGCTGCATCCCATCAAAGGCGCTGCTCGAATCGAGTGAGCGTTATGAGGAAGCCAAAGACCACTTCGCCGACCACGGTATCACCGTCGGCGAGGTGAGCTTCGACCTCAAGAAGATGCTCACCCGCAAAGACGAGGTCGTCGCCAGCCTCACCGGCGGCGTAGCTGGCCTCTTCCAGAAGAACAACATCGCCACCTTCCAGGGCCACGGCACCATCGTGGATACCAAAAAGGTCGAGGTGAAGAAGGACGACGGCTCGGTGGAAACGCTGGAGACCGAACGCATCCTGATCGCCACCGGCTCCAAGCCCATCACGCTGCCCGGCGTGGACATCGACAAGGAGTACATCGTCGACTCCACCGGCGCGCTGGACTTCCAGGAGGTCCCGGGACACCTCGTGATCATCGGCGCCGGTGTCATCGGCCTGGAGCTCGGCTCGGTGTGGCGTCGCCTCGGCGCGAAGGTCACCGTCATCGAATACCTCGATGAGATCTTTGGTGGTCGTGCCGATAAAGACGTCGCGCGCCTGGCGCAGCGCGTCTTCAAGAAGCAGGGCATCGACTTTGAGCTGGGCGCCGCTGTGACCGGTGCCGAGGTCAAAGACGGCAAAGTCATCACCACCTTCGAGCAAAAAGGTGAGACCAAAACCATCGAGTGCGACCGTCTGCTGGTGGGCGTGGGGCGCAAGCCTTACACCGAAGGCCTGGGCCTGGAGAACATCGGCCTGGAGACCACCAAGCGCGGCTTCATTGAAGTCAACGCGCACTACGAGACTTCCGTTAAAGGCGTCTACGCCATCGGTGACGTCATCCCCGGCCCGATGCTCGCCCACCTCGCCGAGCACGAAGGCGTGACCTGTGTCGAGCGCATCAAGGGCATCGCCGGACACGTCAACTACGACGCCATCCCCGACGTGGTCTACACCCACCCCGAGATCGCCTCGGTGGGCAAGACCGAGCAGCAGCTCAAAGAGGCCGGCATCAAGTTCAAGGCTGGCAAGTTCCCCTTTAAGGCCAACGGCCGCGCCCGTGCTCTCAATGATACCGAAGGGTTTGTGAAGATCCTGGCCGATGCCGAGACCGACCGCATCCTTGGCGCGCATATCATCGGCCCGCGTGCCGGCGACCTGATCGCTGAGCTGGCGGTGGCCGTGGAGTTTGGCTCCAGCGCCGAAGACATCGCGCGCTCGACCCACGCCCACCCCACCCTCGCCGAAGTGATCAAAGAAGCTGCGCTCGACGTGGACGGCCGCACGCTCAACCTCTGA
- a CDS encoding 2-oxoglutarate dehydrogenase E1 component, with protein sequence MTVKDSNEQASNSPRPTAAESQFTGENLAFIEDLYRQYLDDPSAIDSSWEPIFQEYFGGDALPNGSAPHFKPRSIFEPARLPSQEIGGEAVWVDKAEGITVKAPGRTEGFAARVEAIVRAFRLHGHLIATIDPLERPRRPSPPELEPSLYGFSAGDLKAKVNYEPLFGSREVTLGDLLQRLRDLYCGHIAVEYQNMPGSQSRTWLRDRIERNDYASLDVAADGPHILKKLVDADAFETFLHRKYVGAKRFSLTGGESLIPMLDFMLEEAADAGVEEVVVGMAHRGRLNVLHNIMNKPAKAMFSEFEKVQTPEEYVGSSDVKYHMGFSSDHPTRNGKTVHLSLCFNPSHLEFVNPVVLGRVRAKQDRLGTEAARQKLLPLQLHGDAAFSGQGIVTESLNLARVKGYNVGGTIHVVINNQIGFTTNPEDSRSTTYATDVAKMLEVPIFHVNGDDPEACVRVMKVAMQYRQRFGEDVIIDLVCYRRYGHNEGDEPRFTQPMMYGAIDGSKPVREKYVDSLIKRQIMSADETEAVWNERMDYYGEVFKEVREQPQPKFISSLDGLWTPYHGGELQAGAGNDAPIDENLFKELARKLTEVPESHNVHRTLRRFLKGREQVASGEAPADWGTGEALAFASLLINGTRIRMTGQDCIRGTFSHRHAALFDTETGEGYWPLRNLSEDQASIEIYNSTLSENAVLGFEYGFSLDSPDALVLWEAQFGDFVNGAQVIIDQFINSGEDKWKRLSALTLLLPHGYEGQGPEHSSARLERFLQLCAGDNMYVCNMTTPAQYFHALRRQVLHTARKPLIVMSPKSLLRHKDAVSPMEDFTTVGFQPILKDTRESVNTEKVRRVLLCSGKVYYDLCDYAAEQGIDDVAIVRVEQLYPLEGKLLQEAVAPFKNSREVVWVQEEPKNMGSWHYIFPRLIELFGADPLPAYVGRVASASPATGAYESHELEQRALVTKAFAETLD encoded by the coding sequence ATGACCGTGAAAGACTCGAACGAGCAAGCATCCAACTCGCCCCGGCCCACCGCCGCCGAAAGCCAGTTTACCGGGGAGAACCTCGCGTTCATCGAGGATCTCTACCGCCAGTACCTCGACGATCCTTCCGCGATCGATTCAAGCTGGGAGCCGATCTTCCAGGAGTACTTCGGCGGTGATGCCCTGCCAAACGGCAGCGCCCCTCACTTCAAGCCCCGCTCGATCTTCGAGCCCGCCCGCCTGCCCTCGCAGGAGATCGGCGGCGAGGCCGTCTGGGTGGATAAGGCGGAGGGGATCACGGTGAAGGCCCCCGGGCGTACCGAAGGGTTTGCCGCCCGCGTCGAGGCGATCGTACGTGCGTTCCGCCTCCACGGTCACCTGATCGCCACGATCGATCCTCTTGAGCGTCCGCGCCGCCCCTCCCCCCCGGAGCTTGAGCCCTCGCTCTATGGCTTCTCCGCGGGCGATCTTAAGGCGAAGGTCAACTACGAGCCCCTCTTCGGCTCGCGCGAGGTGACCCTGGGCGATCTTCTCCAGCGTCTGCGCGATCTTTATTGCGGCCATATCGCCGTCGAATACCAGAACATGCCGGGCAGCCAGTCGCGCACCTGGCTGCGTGATCGCATCGAGCGAAACGACTACGCCTCGCTCGATGTCGCCGCAGATGGCCCGCACATCCTCAAAAAGCTCGTCGACGCCGATGCCTTCGAGACCTTCCTTCACCGGAAGTACGTCGGGGCCAAGCGCTTCTCGCTGACCGGCGGGGAGTCGCTGATCCCCATGCTCGACTTCATGCTCGAAGAGGCCGCTGACGCCGGCGTCGAAGAGGTCGTCGTGGGCATGGCCCACCGCGGTCGCCTTAACGTGCTCCACAACATCATGAACAAGCCGGCTAAGGCGATGTTCTCGGAGTTTGAGAAAGTTCAAACCCCGGAGGAGTACGTCGGCAGCAGCGACGTCAAATACCATATGGGGTTCTCCAGCGATCACCCCACGCGCAACGGCAAGACCGTTCACCTCTCGCTCTGCTTCAACCCCAGCCACCTGGAGTTTGTGAACCCGGTGGTCCTGGGGCGCGTGCGCGCCAAACAGGATCGTCTCGGTACCGAGGCCGCCCGTCAGAAGCTCCTTCCCCTGCAACTCCACGGCGACGCCGCCTTCAGCGGGCAGGGCATCGTCACCGAATCGCTCAACCTGGCACGGGTCAAGGGCTACAACGTCGGCGGCACCATCCACGTGGTGATCAACAACCAGATCGGGTTCACCACCAACCCCGAAGACAGCCGCTCGACGACCTATGCCACCGACGTGGCGAAGATGCTCGAAGTCCCCATCTTCCATGTCAATGGTGACGACCCCGAAGCCTGCGTGCGCGTGATGAAGGTTGCCATGCAGTACCGCCAGCGCTTTGGCGAAGACGTCATCATCGACCTGGTCTGCTACCGCCGCTACGGCCACAACGAGGGCGACGAGCCGCGTTTCACCCAGCCGATGATGTACGGCGCCATCGACGGCTCCAAGCCGGTCCGCGAGAAGTACGTCGACAGCCTCATCAAGCGCCAGATCATGAGCGCCGACGAGACCGAGGCAGTCTGGAACGAGCGCATGGACTACTACGGCGAAGTCTTCAAAGAGGTGCGCGAACAGCCCCAGCCCAAGTTCATCAGCAGCCTCGACGGACTGTGGACGCCCTATCACGGCGGCGAGCTTCAAGCCGGCGCGGGCAACGACGCCCCCATCGACGAGAATCTCTTCAAGGAGCTCGCGCGCAAGCTCACCGAGGTCCCTGAGAGCCACAACGTGCACCGCACCCTGCGCCGCTTCCTCAAGGGACGCGAGCAGGTCGCCTCCGGCGAGGCTCCGGCCGATTGGGGCACCGGGGAGGCTCTGGCCTTCGCCTCACTGCTGATCAACGGCACGCGCATCCGCATGACCGGTCAGGACTGCATCCGCGGCACCTTTAGCCACCGCCACGCCGCCCTCTTCGACACCGAGACCGGCGAAGGCTACTGGCCGCTTCGAAACCTGAGCGAAGACCAGGCCTCCATTGAGATCTACAACTCCACCCTCTCCGAGAACGCAGTCCTGGGTTTTGAGTACGGCTTTAGCCTCGACTCCCCCGATGCGCTCGTGCTCTGGGAGGCGCAGTTCGGCGACTTCGTCAACGGTGCCCAGGTGATCATCGACCAGTTCATCAACTCCGGCGAAGACAAGTGGAAGCGCCTCAGCGCGCTCACCCTTCTCCTGCCCCACGGCTACGAGGGGCAGGGCCCGGAGCACTCGTCGGCGCGCCTTGAGCGCTTCCTGCAGCTCTGCGCCGGCGACAACATGTACGTCTGCAACATGACCACACCGGCGCAGTACTTCCACGCGCTGCGTCGCCAGGTCCTGCACACCGCCCGCAAGCCGCTGATCGTGATGAGCCCCAAGAGCCTGCTGCGCCACAAAGACGCGGTCAGCCCCATGGAAGACTTCACCACGGTCGGCTTCCAGCCCATCCTCAAAGACACGCGCGAATCGGTGAACACCGAGAAGGTCCGCCGCGTGCTGCTCTGCTCGGGCAAGGTCTACTACGACCTGTGCGACTACGCCGCCGAGCAGGGCATCGACGATGTGGCCATTGTGCGCGTCGAGCAGCTCTACCCGCTCGAAGGCAAACTTCTTCAGGAAGCGGTCGCCCCCTTTAAGAACTCTCGTGAAGTCGTGTGGGTCCAGGAAGAACCCAAGAACATGGGCTCCTGGCACTACATCTTCCCGCGTCTTATTGAGCTCTTCGGTGCCGATCCGCTCCCGGCCTACGTCGGCCGCGTGGCCAGCGCCAGCCCGGCCACCGGGGCCTACGAGAGCCACGAGCTGGAGCAGCGCGCGCTGGTCACCAAAGCCTTCGCCGAGACCCTCGATTAA